The stretch of DNA TCTCAGACTTTCGCGCAGATACGGACCAGCGGGCACGAGAAATCTGCGAGCAAGTCGGTCTTGGCGACGTTACGTCCCAGACGCCCGATGAACTCCCCCACGCGGGACTGCTCCGACTCGAGGTTGGGCGCGCGCTTGGCACCGATCCGGACCTGCTGCTGGTCGACGAACCCTTTGCTGGGCTCACGACAGAAGAGATCGAACGCACTGCCGAGCTGTTCACCTCGCTCCGTGCAGAGGGCATGACCCTAGTCGTCATTGATCACAACATGCACGGCCTGCTTGATCTCGTCGACCGCGTTATCGTTATTTCGTTCGGTGAGAAGATTGCAGAGGGCACACCGGAGGAGATACAAAACGATCCGATTGTCCAGGAAGCGTACCTTGGAGGTGAAATATAGATGGCAGACTCGAGCGATTCAGTGCTTTCGGTGTCGGACCTCACAGTGTCGTACGGCAAGGTGACGGCACTCAG from Natronolimnobius sp. AArcel1 encodes:
- a CDS encoding ABC transporter ATP-binding protein; amino-acid sequence: MSTQSTDSTDNEAQTDDVLRLENVTKQFGNVTAVDDLSFAVREGEILGFIGPNGAGKSTTFDCVSGTMAPTDGTIYYRGEDVTGRPQHTLVKAGIARTYQTFRPLNDRTVLENVALSQVPNSVFSLSDFRADTDQRAREICEQVGLGDVTSQTPDELPHAGLLRLEVGRALGTDPDLLLVDEPFAGLTTEEIERTAELFTSLRAEGMTLVVIDHNMHGLLDLVDRVIVISFGEKIAEGTPEEIQNDPIVQEAYLGGEI